The sequence below is a genomic window from Desulfomicrobium macestii.
GTGGCCCGCCGCGCAAGGCCGCTCTTTGCAGAGGCAAGGGATGACGGCGACACGCTGATTTTCGAAGGGGCTCACGATGGCTACAAGCGCCTTCCGGGCAAGCCGATACACAAGCGGCGCATTGTCTGGTCCGGCGGACGCATCGAGATCCGCGATCAGGTGGAAGGGCAGGGCGAGCACATGTTGGAACTGCGCTTGCACGTCCACCCGGACTGGACTGTGGAGTCCAGCCAATCAGGACTCGTGATCCTGAAGCTGGGGAAGGAGCGCCTCTGCGTTGTATCGACGCTGGGCGATCTGGAACTTGAGCGGGGCTGGTATTGTCCGCGATTCGGGCAGCCATTGCCGTGTGCCGTGCTTTGCGTGCGCCAGCGGGCGGTTCTGCCCTGGACTGGCGGTTTTGTCATGACCAAGGAGAGCTGACGCGTGCATATTCTTTTCCTGTGCCACTATTTTCCGCCCGAGGTGAACGCCCCAGCCTCGCGCACCTATGAGAACGCCAAGCGCTGGGTGCGGGCCGGGCACAAGGTCACGGTCCTGACCTGCCACCCGAGCCATCCGGGCGGCGTGGTCTATCCGGGTTTTAAAAACTCGGTTCATGCATGGGAAGAGAAGGACGGCATCCGGGTACTCAGGGTGGGCACCTATTTGAGCGCGAACAAGGGCTTTGTGAAGCGCACGGCCAACTATGTATCCTTCATGCTCTCGGCCATTGCGCAGTGCTGGCGGGTGAAGGACGTGGATCTTGTTGTCTCGACATCGCCCCAGTTCTTCTGCGGCATGGGCGGGTATTTTGTGTCCCGCTTCAAGGGCTGCCCTTGGGTGCTGGAGATCCGCGACCTGTGGCCCGAATCCATCATTGCCGTGGGCGCCATCACGAATCGTCGCGTGATCAAGGCTCTCGAAGGGATTGAGAGTTTCCTGTACCGCAAGGCCGACCATATCATTTCCCTGACCAACGCCTTCAAGCGCCACATCATGGGCCGGGGCATCGCGGCGGAGAAGATCAGCGTCGTGACCAACGGCGCGGATCTGGAACGCTACAGTCCGGGCGAGCGCATGAACGAGGCGCGCAAGGAATTGGGGCTGGGCGCGGACGTGTTTCTGGCCTCCTATATCGGCACCCACGGCATGGCCCACGGCCTGGGAACCATCCTGCGCGCGGCCAAGCGCCTTGAGAACGAGCCGAACATTCGTTTTCTGCTGGTGGGTGACGGGGCGGAACGGGAAAAGCTGCTGAGCGAAAAGGAGGCCCTGGGCCTGCACAACGTCATCATGCGTGGGCAGCAACCCAAAGAGCGTATGCCGGAGTTTCTGGCCGCAAGCGATGCCTGCCTGGTGCTGCTCATCAAATCGGAGCTCTTCAAGACAGTGCTCCCGTCCAAGATTTTTGAAGCCATGGCCATGAAACGCCCCATCATCCTGGGCGTGGAAGGCGAGAGCCGCGAACTGGTGGACGAGGGGGCCTGCGGCCTGTGCATTGAGCCGGAGAACGACCAGGAGCTGGCCGAGGCGGTGCTGAGACTGGCGCGGGAACCAGAGTTGGCGGCACAGCTTGGCGACCGGGGCGCGGAGTTTGTGGCGCGGCGGTTTGATCGCGAAGTGCTGGCGATGGCGTATTTGGGGGTGCTGGAAGAGGTGGCGCGGGGTGATGGTGTGACGGTTTCAGCGGAGGCCGTGAGTTGAGACTGGGGGGACTGGTGAATTGTGAATGGTGAATGGAAAGATATTTTATCCGCGCACTCATTTTTTAAATTTCCGGCGCAATGCGCCAAAGGTGACATTTGATGAAAATCATCTCCGTGGTGGGCGCTCGCCCCAATTTCATGAAAATCGCGCCCTTCGCGAAGGCCATAAGCGCGCATAATTCCGCCGATCCAGACCGGCCCATCGAACACATCCTCGTCCACACCGGCCAGCACTACGACGTACGCATGTCCGAAGGCTTCTTCCACAGCCTCGGCATCCCGGACCCGGACATCAATTTGGAGATAGGGTCTGGTTCCCATGCCGAACAGGTCGGGCAAACCATGATCGCCTTTGAAAAGGTGATCCTTCAGGAAAAGCCCGACTGGGTCGTGGTGGTGGGGGATGTCAACGCCACACTGGCCTGTTCGGTTGCGGCCAAGAAGCTGTGTGTCAAAGTCTGTCATATCGAGGCCGGTCTGCGCAGCGGCGACATGACCATGCCCGAGGAGGTCAACCGACTGGTCACCGATCGCCTGAGCGATCTGCTGCTGACTCCAGACGCCATTTCCGGTCATAACTTGCGGGCGGAAGGCGTCTCCGAGGAGAAGATCCGTTTTGTCGGCAACATCATGATCGACACTCTGGAAGCCAACCGCGACAAGGCCGCGCAACTCTCCATGGAAGACATTCTGCGCGAGAACCTGCTCCTGCCCGAGAAGGAAACCCCTGCCGTGGACTTGTCCGGAGACTTCGCGCTCCTGACCATGCACCGCCCCTCCAACGTGGATCAAAAAGAGGTGCTGGAGCCTATCCTGAACTTCCTCACGGGCGAAGTCGCCCCCAGAATGCCGATCATCTGGCCGATCCATCCGCGAGCCCGGAAGATGCTGGAAAACTTCGGACTGTGGGAAAAAGCCGTGGCCTGCGCAAACCTGGTCCTGTTGCATCCCATCGGCTACCACGAAATGCTCCGCCTCAACATGCAGGCCAGCATCATGCTGACGGACAGCGGCGGCCTTCAGGAGGAATGCTGCGTCCTGGGAACGCCCTGCCTGACGTTGCGCTGGAACACCGAACGCCCAGTGACCCTGAAGGAACACGGCGGAGCCAGTGTGCTGGTGGGGAACAATGTGGAGCGGATTCGCGAGGAATTTCACACGGCATTGGAGAGCGACAGGATGCCACAGCGGCCGGAGTTGTGGGACGGGTTGACGGCGGCGCGGTGCGTTTCTTGGTTGGTGGATAGTGAGTAGTGAATGGTGAATGGGGGGAGGCAGGGATGGAGGTGGGGATAGCTGCAGCGACAGAGGTAACGTGCCTTGCCAATCACTATTCACTATCCCGCTTCTTGAATTTTAAATAATGAAAATTATTTTGTTATGATGAACGATTCAGAATTAATGCAAAAGTATATGTTTTTTTGATTTTCTTGAGTCTGTTGTAGTATTGAGTTTCCACTTTCTAGTCTATAAATCAACGTGTATGTCTCGCCATTTTTTTTGTCGGTCCACTTTGCTTTGATAGATGGCGAGCCTAGTTTTTTCTCGCAGCACTCATCACTTTTGTTCATCGATACGCCGCATCCCCACATTTTTTTCTTATCAATAAGACATTCATGTAATGGTTTTGGAATATAGATTTCAACTTCTGGATTTTTCATCATCATTATGTTTTCAAAATTTTTATCAACTGAAACAAGCATAAGATGTGAAAATTTTTCATTCAGTATATTTATTAATTTTGAATTGTCGGATTCGATTCGGATTAATTTTTTTATATCTGTATTGATGAGTGGCGGTGTAAGCAGGAAGCCTCGCTGCGGGTGTCCTTGAAAAAAATTTTGCAGGTAATTATCTGAGGATCCAATTTTGGAATCACCACATATTAAGAATTGCAAATTTAATAATTCTTTATGGTGCCTTGCTATCTGTTCATAATCATTGCTGGATAGTTTAAGATTTATTGCATGAAGATATGTGTGACAGTATGTCATTATAAAACATGTCAGTATTGTGATGAA
It includes:
- the wecB gene encoding non-hydrolyzing UDP-N-acetylglucosamine 2-epimerase; translated protein: MKIISVVGARPNFMKIAPFAKAISAHNSADPDRPIEHILVHTGQHYDVRMSEGFFHSLGIPDPDINLEIGSGSHAEQVGQTMIAFEKVILQEKPDWVVVVGDVNATLACSVAAKKLCVKVCHIEAGLRSGDMTMPEEVNRLVTDRLSDLLLTPDAISGHNLRAEGVSEEKIRFVGNIMIDTLEANRDKAAQLSMEDILRENLLLPEKETPAVDLSGDFALLTMHRPSNVDQKEVLEPILNFLTGEVAPRMPIIWPIHPRARKMLENFGLWEKAVACANLVLLHPIGYHEMLRLNMQASIMLTDSGGLQEECCVLGTPCLTLRWNTERPVTLKEHGGASVLVGNNVERIREEFHTALESDRMPQRPELWDGLTAARCVSWLVDSE
- a CDS encoding glycosyltransferase family 4 protein encodes the protein MHILFLCHYFPPEVNAPASRTYENAKRWVRAGHKVTVLTCHPSHPGGVVYPGFKNSVHAWEEKDGIRVLRVGTYLSANKGFVKRTANYVSFMLSAIAQCWRVKDVDLVVSTSPQFFCGMGGYFVSRFKGCPWVLEIRDLWPESIIAVGAITNRRVIKALEGIESFLYRKADHIISLTNAFKRHIMGRGIAAEKISVVTNGADLERYSPGERMNEARKELGLGADVFLASYIGTHGMAHGLGTILRAAKRLENEPNIRFLLVGDGAEREKLLSEKEALGLHNVIMRGQQPKERMPEFLAASDACLVLLIKSELFKTVLPSKIFEAMAMKRPIILGVEGESRELVDEGACGLCIEPENDQELAEAVLRLAREPELAAQLGDRGAEFVARRFDREVLAMAYLGVLEEVARGDGVTVSAEAVS